Proteins encoded by one window of Hafnia alvei:
- a CDS encoding methyl-accepting chemotaxis protein yields the protein MVTATILQSKGESSETVSLEQIYRRADWLMLLLVWVLFAIAVSVGWYYEHTSTALIAGAILALSSSLIKMLFPGKLITRLFYAFTLLGFAALLIQLGEGETEFHFSVFVLLSALLAYRDYRPLLMGAITAAVHHLLFNYLQENDLYGIVCFMHPGFHMVVFHAVFVVAQTAILIYMAVHMARDARSASEVAQLASHINREAGCLTLDREQRPSHSAFARTFSATLKTMRNTLGQVSHGIAMVQGDAESILRQNSALSQRTDEQASALAVVASAMAQLTSVSTYTSEKALLAQELSLQASNVAARGDENISATIQTMAQIREESVRISNILEIIDGIAFQTNILSLNASVEAARAGVHGKGFSVVATEVRMLAQRCENAAKEIRQLIAVSVSCTQTGSRQVSAAGVTMQEVMSSITQLSQLVDELSEMSVQQRVSIAQMHDSIAKIDSSVQENISHVAETVRVAQQQGHQADALKRAISVFRLA from the coding sequence ATGGTGACAGCGACAATCTTACAGAGTAAAGGTGAATCGTCAGAGACGGTTTCACTCGAACAGATCTACCGGCGTGCTGATTGGCTGATGTTGCTATTAGTCTGGGTATTATTTGCTATTGCGGTTAGCGTGGGTTGGTATTACGAGCATACATCTACTGCGTTAATTGCGGGGGCAATATTGGCACTCAGTTCTTCGCTGATAAAGATGCTGTTTCCAGGGAAATTAATTACCCGATTATTTTATGCTTTTACGCTATTAGGCTTTGCTGCTTTATTGATCCAATTAGGTGAGGGTGAGACTGAATTTCATTTCTCTGTTTTTGTTCTACTTTCAGCGTTATTAGCCTACCGAGATTATCGGCCTTTGCTCATGGGGGCGATCACTGCCGCTGTTCATCATCTGTTGTTTAATTATTTACAGGAAAACGATCTTTATGGGATCGTCTGCTTCATGCATCCTGGGTTTCATATGGTTGTTTTCCACGCGGTATTTGTGGTGGCGCAAACGGCTATATTGATTTACATGGCGGTGCATATGGCGCGGGATGCCCGCTCGGCAAGTGAAGTTGCGCAGTTGGCATCGCATATTAATCGAGAAGCAGGCTGTCTGACGTTGGATCGTGAGCAGCGCCCAAGCCATTCGGCTTTCGCTCGCACTTTTAGCGCCACGTTGAAAACGATGCGCAATACGCTTGGTCAGGTAAGCCACGGGATCGCGATGGTGCAAGGTGATGCAGAAAGTATTCTGCGGCAGAATTCTGCATTATCGCAGCGGACAGATGAGCAAGCATCCGCGCTTGCGGTAGTCGCGAGTGCGATGGCGCAGCTGACCTCTGTCTCTACATATACCAGTGAAAAAGCGTTGCTGGCCCAAGAACTCTCGCTACAAGCTTCGAATGTTGCGGCCCGCGGCGACGAAAATATTTCTGCCACAATCCAGACGATGGCGCAGATTAGGGAGGAATCTGTCCGCATCAGTAATATTCTAGAAATTATTGATGGTATTGCTTTCCAAACTAACATTCTTTCACTGAATGCCTCCGTGGAGGCCGCACGTGCTGGTGTGCATGGTAAAGGATTTTCGGTGGTAGCGACCGAGGTTAGAATGCTGGCCCAGCGCTGTGAAAATGCGGCTAAAGAAATACGCCAATTAATCGCGGTATCCGTGAGCTGTACTCAAACGGGATCGCGGCAGGTGAGCGCCGCTGGGGTAACGATGCAGGAGGTCATGAGTTCGATTACGCAATTGTCACAGCTGGTCGATGAACTATCGGAAATGAGCGTTCAACAACGGGTCAGCATCGCACAAATGCATGACAGTATTGCTAAAATTGATAGCAGCGTGCAGGAAAATATAAGTCATGTGGCTGAGACGGTGAGGGTAGCTCAACAACAGGGACATCAGGCCGACGCACTCAAGCGGGCGATCTCGGTATTTCGTTTGGCGTAA
- a CDS encoding GNAT family N-acetyltransferase, producing the protein MKLFTAQLQDVKKILPLYLGYRAFYQVPESAEKAEKFLTDRITNHESVIYFVEKDGVPVGFTQLYPLFCSLEMKRIWLLYDLFVAPEARKAGVAQQLIARADQLAKETDSAFIMLSTATDNVKAQALYEKEGYVRDTQFFVYNKMLG; encoded by the coding sequence ATGAAATTATTTACAGCTCAACTTCAAGACGTTAAGAAAATCCTTCCGCTTTACTTAGGCTATCGTGCATTTTATCAAGTCCCTGAATCTGCTGAAAAAGCTGAGAAATTCCTGACTGACAGGATCACCAATCATGAATCCGTCATTTATTTTGTTGAAAAAGACGGCGTCCCTGTTGGATTCACACAGCTGTATCCGCTGTTTTGCTCATTAGAAATGAAGCGTATTTGGCTGCTTTATGACCTATTTGTTGCACCTGAAGCCAGAAAAGCTGGAGTTGCACAACAACTGATTGCTCGCGCCGATCAGTTGGCTAAAGAGACAGATTCCGCCTTCATCATGCTCAGCACGGCAACTGATAACGTTAAAGCTCAGGCCTTATATGAAAAAGAAGGTTACGTTAGAGATACTCAGTTCTTTGTTTACAACAAAATGCTCGGTTAA
- a CDS encoding LysR family transcriptional regulator yields the protein MNFTLRQLEFYISLAETLQISKAANRCHISQSSMTVAMRNLEEALNSQLFIRHPKGVQLTQAGERFLIHARKIVMNSHVALEDLQNQPETASGTVRIGIAETLSAYLLPNILSDIKNRFPLMEIIFEEAASPVLVSALRQKQFDFCLLLISNINHDADLRIETFIRSQRKLWTPIGHPLLSQPMLTLSDVEKYPFLLLVTDEYAEVFQDYWHSRGCIPDVHFRTNSFEAIRSLVAQGKGVTILSDLVYRPWSLDGLRVVRRTIDDCITYMDVGVVNTKAAVLSPDSNRLVDFLRQRITRISDGQ from the coding sequence ATGAACTTTACATTGAGGCAACTTGAATTTTACATTTCATTAGCTGAAACTTTGCAAATATCAAAAGCGGCTAACCGTTGTCATATTTCGCAGTCCTCAATGACAGTAGCTATGCGTAATCTCGAGGAGGCGCTGAACAGCCAACTGTTTATCCGTCACCCGAAAGGGGTTCAGCTAACCCAGGCAGGAGAGCGATTTCTCATCCACGCGCGCAAAATTGTGATGAATAGCCACGTGGCATTGGAGGATCTACAAAACCAGCCGGAAACAGCGAGTGGTACAGTACGCATTGGCATTGCTGAAACGCTTTCGGCCTATTTATTGCCTAATATTCTTAGTGATATAAAAAACCGTTTTCCGCTGATGGAAATTATATTTGAAGAAGCGGCTTCTCCAGTTCTTGTTAGTGCATTACGCCAAAAGCAGTTCGATTTCTGTTTATTGCTGATTTCTAATATCAATCATGACGCTGATTTGCGGATCGAGACGTTTATACGTTCTCAGAGAAAACTATGGACACCCATTGGTCACCCGTTGCTAAGCCAGCCGATGCTGACTCTTTCTGATGTGGAAAAATATCCATTTCTGCTATTAGTGACCGACGAATATGCCGAAGTATTTCAAGATTATTGGCATAGTCGGGGATGTATTCCGGATGTTCATTTTCGAACTAACTCTTTCGAAGCTATTCGCAGCCTCGTCGCCCAAGGCAAAGGCGTGACTATTTTATCGGATCTGGTTTATCGGCCTTGGTCTTTAGATGGTCTTCGGGTTGTACGCCGAACTATTGATGACTGCATTACCTATATGGATGTTGGTGTTGTGAATACTAAGGCTGCTGTCCTGTCACCAGACAGCAATCGATTAGTTGATTTTCTACGCCAAAGGATCACGCGGATTAGTGATGGACAATGA
- a CDS encoding DMT family transporter — protein sequence MPYLLLSLAACFWGGNYVVGHVLVATANPIILSAARWIFTALILVAIYFRQIREQWPVMKKSAGVIAFLAFCGQVLFPLTLYIGLQYTSSLNAAIYLSTTPAMVLLINHFIFKERISSRNISGVILSSLGVVWLILQGDIAHANLFSQLNRGDLWTMGSAVSWAVYCAFLRTKPKEVKGNAFVAVSAALGAVVLLPILALTIIENGVPNITPYVQPGFLMGLAYLIIFPSWLSYLLWNKGIAAIGATRGEIFSHIIPLSGGVFSILFLHAQLHAYHGVSALFIVSGIALCSHSGSLKMTIKESDRGRDEIED from the coding sequence ATGCCCTATCTCCTACTTAGCCTTGCAGCATGCTTTTGGGGTGGAAACTATGTGGTAGGCCATGTATTAGTCGCTACCGCAAATCCTATTATTCTTTCTGCCGCTCGCTGGATTTTTACTGCTCTCATACTAGTGGCAATATATTTTCGACAAATTCGAGAACAATGGCCTGTCATGAAGAAATCAGCCGGTGTTATCGCATTTCTTGCCTTTTGTGGTCAGGTTTTATTCCCATTAACGCTTTATATTGGCCTGCAATACACTTCATCACTTAATGCCGCTATATACTTATCAACAACGCCAGCAATGGTGTTATTGATTAATCACTTTATCTTTAAAGAGAGAATATCATCACGAAATATCAGCGGAGTCATACTCAGTTCTTTGGGAGTAGTGTGGTTAATCCTGCAAGGAGATATCGCCCATGCGAACCTATTTAGCCAACTTAATAGAGGCGACCTTTGGACCATGGGGTCAGCCGTTAGTTGGGCGGTATACTGCGCATTTTTACGTACAAAACCGAAAGAAGTTAAAGGGAATGCCTTTGTGGCGGTGAGCGCTGCATTAGGTGCCGTGGTATTGCTTCCTATATTAGCGCTAACCATTATTGAAAACGGAGTTCCGAACATAACCCCCTATGTTCAGCCTGGATTTTTAATGGGTCTCGCATATCTGATCATATTCCCCTCTTGGCTCTCATATCTTCTTTGGAATAAGGGTATTGCAGCTATTGGGGCGACGCGTGGAGAAATATTCTCCCACATCATTCCGCTCAGCGGCGGTGTATTTAGTATTTTGTTTTTGCATGCACAACTCCATGCATACCATGGGGTAAGCGCCCTATTCATTGTGTCGGGTATCGCGTTATGTTCTCATTCAGGCAGTCTAAAAATGACAATAAAAGAAAGTGACAGAGGAAGGGATGAAATAGAGGACTAA
- a CDS encoding helix-turn-helix transcriptional regulator, with protein sequence MFSVFNENPILTETLRDYIDRKLSHLGSPEYAYTVINKKNPSKLLIISSYPDEWVNLYRTNNLQHIDPVILTGFKRTSPFAWDENITLMSDLKISKIFSLSKQYNIANGFTFVLHDHLNNLALLSLIIDSNMKENLEKKLAAERGNIQMHLIEINEQMYHLVQSISFGNEDSEIDSDKPIFTLRENEVLYWASMGKTYAEIATIVGISVRTVKFHMGNVVSKLGVSNARQAIRLGVELDLITPMQA encoded by the coding sequence ATGTTTTCTGTTTTCAATGAAAATCCGATACTAACGGAAACGCTCCGAGATTATATCGATAGAAAACTATCGCATTTAGGCAGTCCAGAGTACGCCTACACGGTCATCAATAAAAAAAACCCTTCAAAACTGCTTATCATTTCAAGCTACCCCGATGAGTGGGTTAACCTCTACCGTACTAATAATTTGCAGCATATCGATCCGGTCATCTTAACCGGCTTCAAACGTACCTCGCCCTTCGCGTGGGACGAAAACATCACATTGATGTCAGACCTCAAGATTTCAAAGATTTTTTCGTTATCAAAACAATACAATATTGCCAATGGCTTCACCTTCGTACTGCACGATCATTTGAATAATCTAGCGCTTTTATCTTTAATCATTGATAGCAATATGAAGGAAAATTTAGAGAAAAAGCTGGCCGCTGAGCGTGGCAATATTCAGATGCACCTCATTGAAATTAATGAGCAAATGTATCATCTCGTTCAGTCGATATCTTTTGGCAATGAAGACAGCGAGATTGATTCAGACAAACCGATTTTCACCCTGCGTGAAAATGAAGTGCTTTATTGGGCAAGTATGGGGAAAACCTATGCCGAAATTGCCACCATCGTGGGTATTTCAGTGCGCACCGTTAAGTTTCATATGGGCAACGTCGTGAGCAAGCTTGGAGTAAGCAACGCCCGACAAGCAATAAGGTTGGGCGTTGAACTTGATCTTATTACACCAATGCAGGCGTAA
- a CDS encoding acyl-homoserine-lactone synthase: MLELFDVSYEELNGVRSDELYRLRKKTFSDRLGWDVVCNKDMEFDEFDNPNTRYILGLYEGQLVCSVRFVPLDEPNMITHTFQACFSDVPLPAGETESSRFFVDKSRARDLLGERYPLSQVLFLAMINYARHYGCNGIYTIVSRAMLTILKRSGWQIKPLKEAYLSEDERIYLVYLPTDSVSQNKMAAKITASVGGIQSQMVNWPMSIAVTPALV; this comes from the coding sequence ATGCTTGAGCTATTTGATGTCAGTTACGAAGAACTGAATGGGGTCCGTTCTGATGAACTCTATCGACTGAGAAAAAAAACGTTCAGTGACCGGTTGGGATGGGATGTTGTCTGCAACAAAGACATGGAGTTTGACGAGTTTGATAATCCTAATACACGTTACATCCTAGGTTTATATGAGGGACAGCTGGTCTGCAGCGTGCGCTTTGTTCCATTGGATGAGCCTAATATGATTACTCACACGTTTCAGGCTTGTTTTTCGGATGTGCCTTTGCCTGCCGGTGAAACAGAATCAAGCCGATTTTTTGTTGATAAATCACGCGCGAGGGATTTGTTAGGCGAGCGATATCCGCTAAGCCAAGTACTATTTTTAGCGATGATAAATTATGCTAGGCACTATGGTTGCAACGGTATTTACACTATCGTCAGCCGAGCAATGCTGACAATATTGAAACGTTCAGGTTGGCAAATTAAACCGCTTAAGGAAGCATATCTGAGTGAGGATGAGCGAATTTATCTGGTTTATCTCCCGACAGACTCTGTCAGCCAGAATAAAATGGCAGCCAAAATAACCGCTTCAGTCGGTGGTATTCAGTCCCAGATGGTTAATTGGCCAATGTCGATAGCCGTTACGCCTGCATTGGTGTAA
- a CDS encoding DUF1471 domain-containing protein: MKKVILATALAFSMTAFSAAAADLISKDEAHHFKYEYIGNVSVGATNGEVGSPSDLHKRLSKLADEKGGKYYVIIAAREHGPNFEAVAEVFK, from the coding sequence ATGAAAAAAGTTATTTTAGCTACTGCCCTTGCTTTCTCAATGACGGCATTCAGTGCCGCTGCGGCAGATTTGATTTCTAAGGATGAAGCCCATCATTTCAAATATGAGTATATTGGAAATGTGTCTGTAGGCGCGACTAACGGTGAAGTGGGTTCTCCTTCCGACCTACATAAACGGTTATCAAAACTGGCTGATGAAAAGGGTGGGAAATACTACGTGATTATTGCAGCCCGTGAGCATGGCCCAAACTTTGAAGCGGTAGCTGAAGTTTTTAAATAA
- the umuC gene encoding translesion error-prone DNA polymerase V subunit UmuC: protein MFALVDVNSFYASCEAVFRPDLHGKPIVVLSNNDGCVIARSAEAKQLGVTMGAPYFKQRRLFEQYGVHVFSSNYSLYGDMSQRVMLLLEAMVPRVEVYSIDEAFMDLRGVSHCHNLEAFGHEVREQIKRGTHLDVGIGIAPTKTLAKLANHAAKQWPQTAGVVDLSNKLRQRKLMALMPVEEVWGVGRQISKSLRTQGIDTALKLAEMDLAYVRRNYTVVLERTVRELRGESCLNIEDAALAKQQIVCSRSFGERITEYQDLKEAICSYAERAAEKLRGERQFCKHVSTFIKTSPFAAHEMHYNNLASARLEIPTNDTRDIIKHALICIDHIWKPDKRYQKGGVMLGDFYDHGISQLNLFDEFNPKPNSEALMKVLDEINNKGRSKVWFAGQGIKRDWQMKRNMLSPAYTTRFSELPIVMAH from the coding sequence ATGTTCGCCCTTGTTGATGTGAATAGTTTTTATGCCAGCTGCGAGGCGGTATTTCGCCCCGATTTGCATGGTAAGCCGATAGTTGTTCTTTCAAATAACGATGGTTGTGTCATTGCACGTTCTGCGGAGGCTAAACAACTCGGAGTGACCATGGGGGCACCTTATTTCAAGCAGCGGAGGCTGTTTGAGCAATATGGCGTACATGTTTTTAGCAGTAATTATTCACTTTATGGCGATATGAGCCAGAGAGTGATGTTATTGCTTGAGGCTATGGTTCCGCGTGTTGAAGTGTATTCCATCGATGAGGCATTTATGGATCTGCGTGGCGTCAGCCATTGCCATAACCTTGAAGCGTTTGGGCACGAAGTTCGTGAACAAATTAAGCGGGGGACTCACCTGGATGTGGGCATAGGTATTGCCCCAACAAAAACGTTGGCTAAATTGGCCAACCATGCGGCAAAACAGTGGCCGCAAACTGCGGGCGTTGTAGATTTGTCTAACAAGCTTAGGCAACGCAAGTTGATGGCACTGATGCCTGTTGAAGAGGTGTGGGGCGTTGGTAGGCAGATATCAAAATCGCTTAGAACACAGGGTATTGATACGGCGCTAAAGTTGGCTGAGATGGATTTGGCCTATGTTCGCCGTAACTACACCGTCGTTCTTGAAAGAACCGTGCGGGAGCTGCGTGGTGAATCATGCTTAAATATTGAAGATGCTGCATTGGCGAAACAGCAGATTGTATGTAGCCGTAGTTTTGGCGAACGTATTACAGAATATCAAGATCTGAAGGAAGCTATCTGCAGCTATGCAGAAAGGGCCGCAGAGAAACTACGAGGCGAAAGGCAGTTTTGTAAACATGTGAGTACTTTTATTAAAACGTCGCCATTTGCTGCGCATGAAATGCATTACAACAATTTAGCGTCGGCTCGGTTAGAAATACCCACTAATGATACTCGAGACATCATTAAACACGCATTGATTTGCATAGATCACATTTGGAAGCCTGATAAACGCTACCAAAAGGGCGGAGTTATGCTCGGGGATTTCTACGATCACGGCATTTCGCAATTGAATCTGTTCGATGAGTTTAACCCTAAGCCTAATAGTGAAGCTCTGATGAAAGTGCTCGACGAAATAAATAATAAAGGACGTAGCAAGGTGTGGTTTGCTGGGCAGGGAATAAAAAGGGATTGGCAGATGAAACGCAACATGCTGTCTCCAGCGTATACCACACGGTTTAGCGAATTGCCGATTGTGATGGCACATTAG
- the umuD gene encoding translesion error-prone DNA polymerase V autoproteolytic subunit, which produces MKFYPACLSEPSAPLPLYADCVPAGFPSPAADYIDKPINLNELLIAHPASTYFVRVSGDSMTGAGIFDGSLLLVDSSMRPKHNDIIIACLGGEFTVKRYVTRPRVMLLAENPEYSAIEFSEGEVLETFGVVKFVINEAR; this is translated from the coding sequence ATGAAATTCTATCCTGCTTGTTTGAGCGAGCCTTCGGCACCACTTCCGTTGTACGCAGACTGCGTGCCCGCGGGTTTTCCAAGTCCCGCGGCTGACTACATTGATAAACCGATCAATTTAAATGAGCTACTTATTGCTCATCCGGCATCAACCTATTTTGTGCGTGTTTCTGGTGACTCAATGACGGGGGCGGGGATCTTTGATGGCTCACTGCTGCTGGTGGATTCAAGCATGAGGCCTAAGCATAACGACATTATCATTGCGTGCCTCGGCGGTGAGTTCACGGTAAAGCGTTATGTAACCCGTCCTAGGGTCATGCTGCTTGCCGAAAATCCAGAGTATTCAGCGATCGAATTCAGTGAGGGCGAAGTGCTTGAGACATTCGGGGTCGTTAAGTTTGTGATCAACGAGGCGCGCTAA
- a CDS encoding sodium:calcium antiporter encodes MYQTITFFFLSAIAIYLACECFVNGIEWFGRRLNIGATAVGSVLAAFGTALPESTVTFMAVVFGSTPEQKNIGVGAAMGGPLVLATLAYAVVGLALICHHRRSNRKSAKIRADYARMSHDQATFLAVFFVKVALGLIVFTLKPWLGVLFLVAYALYVWREIRNSDTAPEEEMIEPLKIRPSAIEPPMGWIVLQIVLSLIVIATASHIFISQLENIGTIMHWPPHLVALFLSPVATELPEIMNALIWVRQGKERLALANISGAMMIQATIPSALGLFFTPWLFDGPLLVAGIVTALAIVYLWHVFRRGIADGRALIIVSGGYALFVLLVFGYVA; translated from the coding sequence ATGTATCAAACAATCACCTTCTTTTTCCTTTCTGCGATCGCTATTTATTTAGCCTGTGAGTGTTTTGTTAATGGGATCGAATGGTTCGGGCGGCGGCTAAATATTGGCGCTACAGCCGTTGGTTCTGTGCTTGCCGCTTTTGGCACCGCACTGCCTGAAAGCACGGTGACCTTTATGGCGGTGGTCTTTGGTAGTACGCCAGAACAAAAAAATATTGGGGTCGGCGCTGCGATGGGGGGGCCACTGGTGTTAGCGACTCTGGCCTATGCTGTGGTTGGATTAGCGCTGATTTGCCATCATCGGCGTTCCAATCGAAAGAGCGCCAAAATCCGGGCCGATTATGCGCGTATGAGCCATGATCAGGCTACATTTCTCGCCGTATTTTTTGTTAAAGTTGCGTTAGGCCTGATTGTTTTTACTTTGAAGCCATGGTTGGGCGTTTTATTTCTCGTGGCCTATGCGCTCTATGTTTGGCGGGAAATCAGGAATAGCGATACTGCACCTGAAGAAGAAATGATTGAACCGCTCAAAATTCGACCCTCAGCAATTGAGCCGCCAATGGGTTGGATTGTGCTGCAAATTGTTTTATCACTGATCGTTATCGCGACAGCTTCTCATATTTTTATCAGCCAGCTTGAGAATATAGGAACTATCATGCATTGGCCCCCGCACTTAGTCGCTTTATTTCTGAGCCCCGTAGCGACCGAACTACCCGAAATAATGAATGCGCTGATTTGGGTGCGTCAGGGCAAAGAGCGTTTAGCTCTGGCTAATATTTCGGGGGCGATGATGATTCAAGCAACCATTCCCAGCGCGCTAGGCTTATTTTTCACACCGTGGTTGTTTGATGGTCCGTTGTTAGTCGCTGGAATAGTGACCGCCTTGGCTATTGTTTATCTCTGGCACGTTTTTCGCCGAGGTATTGCTGATGGACGTGCATTAATCATTGTCAGTGGAGGGTATGCGCTATTTGTGCTGTTGGTATTCGGCTATGTCGCGTAG
- a CDS encoding GNAT family N-acetyltransferase produces MLTIEPADSSVFERLVSIWETSVRETHFFLTESDITELRPLLLNTYLPNLPVFITRDATGTIHGFIGVDENRIEMLFVDAASRGKGVGKQLLTYAIEKLHANEVDVNEQNPQGVAFYKHMGFVQTGRSAVDSQGKPFPLLYMRYSC; encoded by the coding sequence ATGCTAACCATAGAACCTGCTGACTCTTCAGTATTTGAGCGCCTCGTTAGTATCTGGGAAACCTCAGTTCGAGAAACTCACTTTTTCCTAACCGAAAGCGACATCACGGAGTTACGCCCTTTATTACTTAATACCTATTTGCCAAACCTACCCGTTTTTATTACCCGAGATGCAACGGGTACGATCCACGGATTTATAGGCGTTGATGAAAATCGTATTGAAATGCTGTTTGTTGATGCAGCGAGCAGAGGGAAAGGTGTCGGAAAGCAACTTCTTACTTATGCCATTGAGAAATTACACGCAAATGAAGTGGATGTTAATGAGCAAAACCCTCAAGGCGTCGCTTTTTATAAACACATGGGATTTGTGCAAACAGGCCGCTCAGCAGTAGACAGTCAGGGAAAGCCGTTTCCGTTATTGTATATGAGATATTCTTGCTGA
- a CDS encoding YnfU family zinc-binding protein has translation MSFFDGLKLYSTRSIQITCPKCSHVSEQSVSKIRKNTTLICTRCGEYFLPNEIKTKE, from the coding sequence ATGTCATTTTTTGATGGTTTAAAGCTATATAGTACTCGTTCTATACAGATCACCTGCCCCAAATGCTCTCATGTATCAGAGCAAAGTGTTTCGAAAATTCGCAAGAACACAACACTGATTTGTACAAGGTGCGGTGAGTATTTCTTGCCTAATGAGATTAAAACCAAAGAGTAA
- a CDS encoding DUF2058 domain-containing protein: protein MTKLTLQEQMLKAGLVTSKKMAKVQRTAKKSRVQAREAREAVEENKKAQLERDKQLSEQQKQAALSKEYKAQVKQLIEMNRIDISKGDIGFNFTDNNLIKKLYVDKLTQSQLINGRLAIARLVVDGSSEAGYAIIPASVADKIAQRDADSIVLNSALSQEEQDEEDPYADFKVPDDLMW, encoded by the coding sequence ATGACAAAACTCACCTTACAAGAGCAGATGCTTAAAGCTGGACTCGTCACCAGCAAAAAAATGGCCAAAGTGCAAAGAACGGCTAAAAAATCACGCGTTCAGGCTCGCGAGGCGAGAGAAGCCGTGGAAGAAAATAAAAAAGCGCAGCTTGAACGAGACAAACAGTTAAGCGAACAACAAAAGCAAGCCGCTTTATCGAAAGAATACAAAGCCCAAGTGAAGCAACTGATTGAAATGAATAGAATTGACATTTCAAAAGGCGACATCGGATTTAATTTCACTGATAATAATTTAATTAAGAAACTCTATGTCGATAAGCTGACCCAATCTCAGTTGATTAATGGTCGTCTCGCGATTGCTCGCTTAGTTGTCGATGGCAGCAGTGAGGCCGGATACGCAATTATTCCCGCAAGCGTGGCCGATAAGATTGCGCAGCGTGACGCGGACAGTATCGTATTAAATAGTGCGCTGAGTCAGGAAGAGCAAGATGAAGAAGATCCGTACGCCGACTTTAAAGTTCCTGATGATTTGATGTGGTAA
- a CDS encoding cold-shock protein produces MAMNGTITTWFEDKGFGFIKDENGDNRYFHVIKVANPELIKKDAAVTFEPTTNNKGLSAYSVKVIPDSKYIYIAGERIKLTSIKSYLVYSEEVPADTRIDKENTVLSVGILMNSIRPKASTQSDEMRSLKKLAITTFQETTLIFTEDEIDIDATVKLLKV; encoded by the coding sequence ATGGCGATGAATGGAACGATCACAACGTGGTTTGAAGATAAAGGTTTTGGATTTATCAAAGATGAAAACGGTGATAACCGCTATTTTCATGTGATTAAAGTCGCCAACCCTGAGCTGATTAAAAAAGATGCGGCGGTCACATTCGAACCCACCACGAATAACAAGGGCCTATCGGCTTATTCTGTAAAAGTTATTCCAGACAGCAAATATATCTACATCGCAGGCGAGCGTATTAAGCTGACGTCGATTAAGTCTTACCTCGTTTACAGCGAAGAAGTGCCAGCCGATACCCGTATTGATAAAGAAAATACCGTGCTATCGGTCGGCATATTGATGAACAGCATCAGACCAAAAGCATCGACTCAATCAGATGAAATGCGATCGCTGAAAAAACTGGCGATCACCACTTTTCAGGAAACGACGCTAATCTTCACTGAAGATGAAATCGACATAGATGCGACGGTGAAACTGCTCAAGGTCTAA
- a CDS encoding YmjA family protein: protein MNNEVSLKYYDILDEYSTESAKPVSESERDSLAHYFQLLITRLMNNEEVSEDTQKQMAGEAGIDEQRIDDIAEFLNRWGNE, encoded by the coding sequence ATGAATAATGAAGTATCCCTGAAATATTATGACATTTTGGATGAATATTCGACGGAATCAGCAAAACCAGTGAGCGAGTCGGAACGTGATTCTCTGGCGCATTACTTCCAGCTACTGATTACCCGCTTAATGAACAACGAAGAAGTGAGTGAAGATACGCAGAAACAGATGGCCGGCGAGGCGGGTATTGACGAGCAACGAATTGATGATATCGCCGAGTTTCTCAATCGATGGGGTAATGAGTAG